A stretch of DNA from Carettochelys insculpta isolate YL-2023 chromosome 7, ASM3395843v1, whole genome shotgun sequence:
TGCATCCCCTTGCATATATATAAAACGCTTAAGGCAATATACAGACTTAAACCCTTAGAAGTCACTAGTAGAAGAAGACAAGGAAGGAAATCTCTTTTTAGATGTACCCAAATAACTGGCCTTTCTCTAGAAGGAAAAGGGAACCCCTGCTGTGCTATAGTGGAAAAAGTATGAAAACCTCCAGCTACTATTCTTGTTTTTCGTTGTCTGTatgttgtgtgtttttgttttttttttttttttaggtgaacATAACCTTTAAACAGCATGGAAAGAGGCTAGAGCACCAAGGAATTAGAATTGAATTTGTGGGACAAATTGGTGAGTTCTGAAGCTGTCATTGGGGTGTGGGTAGATGTGATTTATGGAACTTTACAGTTGTGACTGTTAACAGTCTGTCTCATGACTACATTAGAAGAGTGGTTACCAAGTTCAGAAGTAAGACAATGTCTTTTGTAATTTTAACTCAGATGTGATGTGCTACATTGCTTCTTTTTTTAGTTTCTGACTAATGCATCTTCCTCTTTCAGCTTTCACTAGTCTGTTCAAGGGCTGGTTGATTTTATGGGaaactggaaaaatattttgtggcCAACCAAACAGCATGCTGGTCATTCACACAACTTACTGACAGATGTGATCACTGCTTCAGACTTGTGTTCACAGTCTAGATGGGATTTTACAATCAATCTACATACTTTCAGTGAAGACCTGGAAAAATGAAGGATTTTTCTAAttcaaaagtggcaatttcatATGAAATAGCACCCAGAAATTCACCTCTCCCCTGCTTGCTGTTGGTTTTCTTTAGCATATCAAACTGAAATGCTAAGTGTGTTCCTAATTACTTTTTGTAATCCTTAATCTTGGATGTAGAAGAAAAGGAGGCATGGAGCCGGGGAAGAGGAGGTAGTGATCTATAATTACCTCTTTCTGGAAGTACTGCTGTAGCCCTTCCAGTCTTTTAATTTGTAGTTGTATACTGTTCATTTACATAAAGTAAATGTCTTAAATATCTTGAAAGTGCAGAGATCACACAAAATTGCTTGGTAACATTGTATTAAACTGAAGTTCATTTTCTTTCATTCAGATTTATAAACTAAAATTGTGAAGAATCTCTATCATTTGGTTAGGTTCCGAGTGCTATCAGTATTTTCACCCCAAAATAGTTCCAAATAACCTCTCTCTACATCCTCTGTTTACAGTAAAGCAGGGGTGGAGAGCCCGTGGCCTGCAGGGCCAGATTTGGTTCTTGGGATCTCCCCCCAGCTTCAAGGAACCCCTGCTGGTACTCCAGTCCTGTGGGCCCCCCCATGAGGCTGGAGTGCtaactggctccctgctgcagaggggcAGAGAGATCCCTGAACCTTGCAGGttggagtcaggcaagctggggctggatttggcccacaGGCTGTGCCTGAcagggggaggaagcagctctgtgtgctgctgtttgaCTGCTCCCTGATTGGGCAATCGTAGCATAGGGAAACACTGCTTggaagctttttttccccccatagcTTTGAATGCTATGCTTATTGGCCATGATTCCAGGCAGAGGGCAGTGATTAGGAGCAGTGGGGACATGAAGCTAAATgtgtcctggggcagctgcacaggtaaGCACACTGTTGCCAAGAGcccatgcccccagcctgctcctttgCCCTTCCCTTCAGCTACACTGTGCTCCTGTACCCTACCACCTTGCAGAACCCCCAACCCGAAGCCCACTTTTACCCCCTGCCTAGAATTCATTCTGTTCCTGTACCCTACCTTCtgaccagagccctgcaccccctgcgTGCTCCTGTGACCTCTGCAGCCCAGATCTGTACCCACATTTTGCTTCTGCACCCTACAATCCTCCCAGAACTCCCAACCCTGAGCCTACTCCTGCTCCTTACTTCCCCACCGGGAGGTAACATGCAAAAAATGGTAATTCGTGTGTCTGACACTTAAATGCTCTTCTTTTGTATTTCTGACAAGCTGGTTTCATTATGCATTATTATTTGGGTTATGAATATTTAAGTATGAACCTGCTTATAGTAGTAATGAGCTTATTTTTAATTCTCAAGAGTGTTTTTTAAATTTGAGTCAATATCATGTATGGGGATAGTAACTAGCTGACAATGTCTCATCTCAGTTTTGAATAGTAAAGATCAATTTATTAGTAGAAATGGCTTTCCTTGTAGGTTTTGCCAAGTTGAAAATATGTATCTTATGAAGACTTGTTGGCTCAGAGATTTAATAATATGGCTAAATGCTAGAGGTTACCCTGGTGTAAATGCATGCAACTCCATTAGTTGGTGTGTATCTTAGCAGCATGACAAACTTGGACCTAAGTGACTTGATGGTTGTAATGAATATGATTCCCCTAGCCTAGGAGTCTGCAAGCAAAATAGTGCGAAGAGCCACTTTTTTCAAacttggttacaaaatcaatacttcaagagccgcgaTGCATGAGAATGAGACAATTCTTTACAAAAAATGTCAAACCCCTGTTTAAGAACAGTGcttacacaatgatttgtaccagttagaaattttgagttactttcacccctgggttggaGGGCAAATGAAGAAAAGGAAAGCGCTGCGCCTAAGGATAGTGTCTCAGGTGAAGGAGCCATGGTCGCGTCAACCCCCACACGAGTGTGTCTCAACCCccccttttttaataaagtaccccgattttaaaagaaatatatatttttttaaaaatgaagtgcctctttttaaaatatacgCATACCTCAAAGCCCTCTGGTTTAATCAAATCTCTCCTCCCcttttccagagccaggcacctctagCCCCGTTCCTCTCTGCTGTTatccaatgctggtgactcattGGAGCCGTCAACTTCACTGCTCCCATGCGCTTCTCCCTcaaagtgctggggtggggcaggtgcacACAGCAGTGCACGACACTCCCACGAGTCCAAGCAtcttattgctcaaagagctgtgtgtggctctgccatacatacccctccccccagcacttttCCTGTGTCCCAGGGTCAGCAGCCTGCCAGCGGAGTCGGGGGGGCCCACCTGAGGTGAGCTCTGTGGCCAGGTTTTGCTTGGGGGGGCTCTTGTTGGAGGGGCACATAGACAGCCacagaggaggcagtggcagcagcgtcTGGAGCCACAGACAACTCCTTAAATTGCTGCATGccgctccagagccgcaggttgccaactCCTGTACTCGAAGGTATTTTTGATAACTTGTTGGTTTCCACGAATTGGTGGCGTCCATGTTGCTAATTGTTCTCTTCAAGCCTTTTTGCTGTAGCTACCAGAGACTAAGTGCATGTGGAGGCTTTACTGTAATTTGTTGGAATTAATTGATTTGTGCAGGGTTTTACTAATTTAATCAGACATTCTTTTAGTAAATCTAGAGGCTTAATGGTCTTTATACGCTTGCTCTAAATAAGCATTTTACTGCATCCAAATAGTAACAAAGCATCGTATAAATAGTTGATCAAAATACTTAAATAGGGTGAATGCAAATGTGTTGAGATGTATGTTGCTCGGCTCCAGCTTGATGAGGCAGATATTAACAATGAATAATCTAAGAGCTTATTGTAGCGTATTTTCTTATGTTTTAACAAGTGATGCCGACTTTGCCAAAAGGATTTTGGCCAGTTGGGGTTATTCCTAGTTGAACATGAGTCCTTTCTTGCTTTTAACTATGTCTAAGAATTGGAGTTTTTTCTACCTTCTGTTTTATCAATTACCTATCTGGTCCAATTACTTTAACTTGATGCTGAAGACTGCTGACCTTTCTGCTGAATTTATCTTTAAATTCTGTTGATCCAGGAGATGAATTTAATTACTCTCTCTTCACCTTTCCAAGTGCCTCTCATGCCCAACAGTCAGAGCAGAACTATAAAAAGTTTTCAAATGATGTTCACTTCaacattttgtgttttttctAATCAATTCTGTTCtgactttttttcaaattcagaacTCTTCAATGACAAGAGCAATACTCATGAATTTGTAAACCTAGTGAAAGAACTGGCATTACCAGGAGAACTGACCCAAAGCAGAAGTTATGACTTTGAGTTTATGCAAGTTGAGAAGCCGTATGAATCCTACATTGGTGCCAATGTCAGATTGAGGTATGAAGATACGCATATAAACAGGGAGATATTGTGAAATTTGATACTAGAATCCGACATGTTAGGTTATATGTAAAACAAACCGAGTATGCATTTAACAAAATGGTAATTTGGCCAAGTCTGTTTCCTATTACATTGTACACATGAAATTAACGTTATTACAGAAATAAAATTTTCTTTTACCCCCCAAAACTCTGTACCTTGGATTGAACAATATTGCTGTGCTCAGACTCACAATGACACTGATTGGGGAGAGACTGTGATACTCCCACTCCATTTCGCCTTTTATGTGGTCTAGCCCTTCTGTAAGGAGACTCTTTCTCAAGTCCTGATTTTTGATTGCAAATtaaacatatgggctgtgtctgcactagcccaaaacttcaaaatggccatgcaaatggccatttcgaagttcactaatgaaatgctgaaatacatattcagcgcctccttagaatgctggcagccgcggcacttcaaaattgacgcagctcgtcccgatggggctccttttcgaaaggaccctggcaacttcaaaatccccttattcctatctgctcttaagaataaggggattcgaaattggtggggtccttttgaaaaggagccctgtctggatgagccgcccggtggcgagccatgtcaatttcgaagcgtcacagctgccagcattctaatgaggcgctgaatatgtatttcagcgttttattagtaaacttcgaaatggccatttcaaagttctgggcttgtgtaaacacagccatgaaGTGGTATTCTGAAGGTAATAATCTGGTGATAATCTTTGGAAACATCAGGATCACATGCAGGGTTGTACTAAAAACAACTCAATACACATTTCGTCTCCCAACACACTCACTCCAAGACTGCTTCTGCATGCAAAAATGCCTTAAGATTTGTGGTAAAACCTAGTTTTCAGTTGTAGGAGCTGTCAAGATGCTCTGTATCCCCTTTTTTGAATTGAAAGTTAATTTATGAATACAATATACTTCTCTTCTCTCTAAGACAAAAGATTGTATATAAATACAATATACTTCTCTTCTCtctaagacaaaagatatcatacttcccctatataaaactatggtacgcccacatcttgagtactgcgtgcagatgtggtctcctcacctcaaaaaagatatattggcattagaaaaggttcagaaaagggcgactaagatgattaggggcttggaatgggtcccatatggggagaggctagagagactgggacttttcagtttggaaaagaggcgattgaggggcgatatgatagaggtatataaaatcatgaatggtgtggagaaagtgaatatagaaaaattatttaccttttcccataatacaagaactaggggacaccaaatgaaattgatgggtagtaggttcaaaactaataaaaggaaatttttcttcacacagcgcacagtcaacctgtggaactccttgccccaggaggctgtgaaggccaggactctattagggtttaaaaaagagcttgataaatttttgcaggttaggtccctaaatggctattagccagggataaagtatggtgccctagccttcagaacaaaggcaggagatggatggcaggagataaatcacttgatcattgtcttctgttctccttctctggggcacctggcattggccaccgtcggcagatgggatactgggctggatggacctttggtctgacccagtatggccattcttatgttcttaagcacAATGTTTTGATTGTTTTCTTAACAAAGAGCATGCTGTAAGTAACATTTTACACACTACTTTAGTATAGGTTAAGGAGCACCAAGATAGAAAGTAGACTTGATGTCTATGAAGAAATCTTGTAACTGTTATCATAAGGAGGATTTTTGTATATAGCACGCTGATTCTTCATATGTGTCAGTATAGCTTCTAGCAGCATTTCCCAgcctgtgttctgtggaacattggTGTTCCATGTCATGCaaataggtgttccatgaaaaaaatttaatgctagcgatatttttccttctaaaatacttAATATGAAATGATGTGTATCacaaatactaaggtatttgaataatatttacattaatattttaactcATTCAAGACAGTATAGTTATTACATGACTTATGCCAAAACAATCAGTCGATTtggattgttttggcacaagtcacGCTCAGAGAAATCATGTGAGGCTGCATACGATATGAGGAGCCAACTCTCCATCATAGTTACTAATATTAaatggatttgtgatcaaaagatgcaaacacacttcccatttaaaaaaaaacaaacaaaccgtCAAATGTTACTTTTTCTCTTCCAGtagtttttatttttccataccttaattgttttgcatttctttttcataaaaatgttttaaggAAGGATGGTTCTTTTTGGAACTATAttgtcctttttatttttgtgcaaAAGAATGGCACCTaatcatccttcttttggctgttattgATTGctcttttttggttttgggttttgtaCTAGCTTTTTATTCTTTAATTATAGGTTTGTTAACTTTCACTCTGTCAGACATCAGTTGTTGCTTCAGAGGTTTTTCTCttattcttttggtttttttatcttttttgtaAAATACACCTAAAACCCTAACTTTCTTAAATCAACATTTGAGCATTACGTGCAGCAGTTTCTCAGTGTGAAACCCTCTACCCCATTCCAAGCATGTACGTGTTCTGTCAGcgtattccaagcccaaaagtgttccatgaaCAAATTAGTTTAGGAAACGCTGGCttaaagaaaatgaaactgaAGGCAGATGTGTTGCGGAGGCCATGGCTTGACTAGCTAGTAAGTAAAATGTCGGATAAAATTCTATACAATGTTGAGCTTAAAAAGAAATGTCTAATTACGGATTATAAAAGGACCCTCTTGTTTTATGAATGAAGTTACCAAGATGACactgaaaaccaaaataaaacaatacatgcTGCATAACTGAGTCTCTTAACTGCACTATTTACTTTTGTAGGTATTTTCTTAAAGTGACAATAGTAAGACGACTGTCAGACTTGGTAAAAGAATATGATATTATTGTTCATCAGCTTGCGACATACCCAGATGTTAACAACTCTATAAAAATGGAAGTAGGCATTGAAGACTGCCTGCATATAGAATTTGAATATAACAAGTCAAAGTAAGTGGGACTCAAAACCTACACAAATAGAAATACTCAAACTGACCAAGAGGAGGGAAACCTTGAATACTTATGATTTATCATTCTGATTCTTGAATTGAGATTTATTTTTTTAGCTCCTAGAGGCTTAGAAACTAAATTGTCAAGCACAAAGACAAAGATGTCATATTTAGACTACTTGCCAAGTGCCATTTTCAGTGCTTAACTTCAGTCTCTCACAAACCTGCTAGTGACTTTGATTTAGCTGCGAAAATCCTGCTTGCTATTTGGGTGACTGTAGTGCATTCTCAGTTGGAATCTGTAATGGTAAGGTTGTTCTAGCTTCACTTGAGTAGTTGAGAAATCCATCTTAACAAAAGGGTACTTTTCAGTTCAGTTTTAGCAATAAAAATATGCagattaataatttttttcttacacATGATTTTAGCTAGAGAGTTTATTATGTAAGCCTTTACCTGAAAGACATCTTTGTTCTCCTAAAGGTATCACTTAAAGGATGTGATTGTTGGAAAAATTTATTTCCTCTTAGTAAGAATAAAAATTCAGCACATGGAATTGCAGCTGATCAAAAAGGAGATCACTGGAATTGGTAAGATGGAGCAAAAAACAATACAATTATGAGCTAGTAACTTGTACAGTTAAAGTTGATGCAGATCTAATGATAAGAAGCTTTTTGTTCATCAGAAGTTTTATTGGGCTTTCTGTTCATCTAGGTTCACGGTCGAATTTGTCATCTAATGTAGAAGTAGCTAGATCTAGTAGCAGACATTTAATTCATAATGTGGAATACAAAATTTGTCTTGAAGTTGGAGAGCTCATCCTGCATCATTTAAATTTTATACACTGCTAACAGAACTCTTGACACTCAAACATTTCCGTGAGCATGAACTGGTTTTTCACTGGAGTCTAATATTTGAAATTGGTAGACTATTTCAGTTGATGTGGTATGTGGTGGTCTTTACACTGCACATAATCGTGAaggttaaaaatttaaaaaaatgcttggaAGTCCCACTGAAAGTTTTATAAGCAATTCTTGAAAAGGGACATACAAGCCTTACATTAtttaggcatttttgaaaatgttatattTCATCTACATTTTTCATCTTTACTAAAGGAGATATATTGTGGATTGTCTTTTTAAAAACGTGGATTTGGCCTGTTCTGAAGCTTAGGTCTTATAGTAAGAACTGTAAAAAAGTAAGTTTGCATACACACCAAACAAACCCAAGGAAGACCTAGCTTTATACACAAGTGTTAATTTTTTTGTGCTGAAGGCTGTTAGAGGTCTCATGTTTGAATGCTCATACTTCATTGGAAGGGTTAAGGTACCTGTTAAAGGTACAACATCATTATCTTTGAGTGTTTTAGTCATTGGAATTAAATACGTGGTGGTATaaaccaggggtgcacaaagtgggggacaTGCCCCCCCCAGGTGCGCGTGAAATTTTGTGAGGGGGAGGTCGCAGTGCGATTGTGCTGCTTCTCTCTTGCAGCCGCTGTTACATTCCCTGCAGCCACTCTGTTCCTATTATGCTGAGCTCTGCAGAGAGCTGTGTACTAGTCATTTTTGCCCAAGGCAGCAGCTCGCTCCAGGTGTTTCTCTGGGGAAGAGAGTGCAGCCTTGGTGCAGGAGAGCAGCTTGATTAATATCCTCCTGCTGGGaagtgagctgcagcagctgagtGTTCAGGGGAACTTGGGCCCAGCTTGCCCCATGCCTTACAAAAGGCTATATAAGTGGTGTTCAGACTTAATTCCTTCAGGCATCCTGGGGCTGGGCTTGTTTCAAAGTACTTCTGAGTGTCTGATGTAAAGAGAGGAACATATTTTGTTTAATGTTTCATTGTTGTTGAGAATACCTGACAGTAAGAAGCAGTATAAGTTACAACACTAGTACAATTACCTCTTTCTGTTTAGTGTCTGAGTCAGAGAAACAATCCTGTGGGTCCAGTTGGTAAAAAGGACATGTATAAAATATCTGCtgaatgaactaaaaataaaagctaaGCTTTTCACAAGAAAAGGTGGCATTCAGAAAGCTGATTTATCCACTGCCTCCCCCTTTTTCCCTGAGGTCTTTGCTGCCACTGTTGCTGAGGGTGCGCAGGGCATCGCTTCCAGGAAATTACCACTTGCTTCCAGGGTCACCtggggggaccctgctaattgcaggaacaaaaagtggggcctgatgtgaaGAGTTTACTCACCCCTGTTATAAGCAACCTAAAAATAGTTTTTTATGATGTCAGGATTTTACAGGCTCTTCAGTCACAGTTTTCTAGGGTACACAAGAATTTAACATGTGAAAAATAAGCAGAGAATTTTCTTTTCTTACAATTTAAGCTGCCATGATAAATCAGGGAGGGCACAAAGAACTTATTTTCATTTGCAAGTCTAAATGCCTTCAAGCACCACATTTTTGCAGAACGCTTCATGACTCACGGACTTGCTACAGAGCTACTGATCATCTCATTAATTTGCGGAGTTTTAGTTGATAGTGCTACATGCATTTCATGAATTCAGAGTACAGTTTGGTACAATTAAGTGTTAACACACTGGAGATTTAACATAGGAGTAGGTGGATGATTGTAGGTATAGCTTGCAAAGCATATATCTATACTAGATATAGCTTTACCTAGTATTCTTTGTTACACATGAATATAAACACTATTggaagttttggtttttttggttttcctCAATGTACACAGTCTTTCTTAGAACACATACAAAGGAAAACCAAAAGGTTTGTCACTTCTAATAAAAGCACTGATCATGGGCGAGAATTGTAGTTATGCTGAAAAAGCAGATAAAGTAAATGTTCCAGAATGTTTCACATTACCACCTTGTTTTTTAAACCAGGGCCAAGTACCACAACAGAAACAGAAACCATTGCTAAGTATGAAATAATGGATGGTGCACCAGTCAAAGGTAAATAATTGTACTTGAATTTTGAAAAGCATTctaatgtgttttttttgttgttgttttttttttttttaaaaaaaaaggagaggaggGGGTAAGCAGGTTTTAAGATGAGTTTGCTTCTCTTTGGATAGAAGTTGGTTATCTTGAAAAAACTTTGGGTTGTAAAAGTGGTATGGTAAGATAGAGACCACCCAAAGCTGCAGGTGGCAATAGTTATTACTTAATCTAGAGATGGGGGTTCTAATTCTGAATCTTGTTTTGAAGTTCAGTCCTTTTACTGCTCATGCTCACCCCCACCAGTACCTCTGATCTCATTTGGAATTCCAGTTCAAGCTCATCTCTACTTCACTAGCAACTCACTATCTAGGAGAAAGTGAAcaatattcttttttaaaaaaggggaagacggttcttttttttcctcatctTGCTACTATTTACTCCCTTCCTGCACAAGTATTTTTAGGAACTTCCATTTATGAGCGCCACCATATTTGCCTCTTAGGAAGCAGACTCTTCAGCAAGCTTCTGAGCACAAGCCAGCTGGTGCTTACTGTCAGGACATGCAGCTGCTCTAAGGCAATGGTTCTCAGGAAGGGGTAAATAGAAGTCTTCCAAGGAGTACATAAACTTTGGATGtttgccttgttttacaacagCTGCATATTAAGCAGTAGTGTGCTTTGAATACTTTAGTGCCTCTGAAATGCAGAAACTCACTGGATAGAAAAGATGCTATTATTTAGGCCTGGTCTGAATATTTAAGCTACACTAGCTTAACTTATGGTgttattttaaaacttattttagtTAAATTGTGTGTAAATTaaactcaggccgtgtctacactagcccaaaacttcgaaatggccatgcaaatggccatttcgaagtttactaatgaagcgctgaaatacatattcagcgcttcattagcatgcgggcaggtgcggcacttcgaagtaggcggggtcctttcgaaaagcagccctgtcgggacaagctgcatggcgacgagccgcatcaattttgatgtccccttattcccatctgctcacaggaataaggggacttggaagtaggcggggtccttttgaaaaggagccccattggggtgagctgcgtcaatttcgaagtgccgcacccgcccacatgctaatgaagcactgaatatgtat
This window harbors:
- the VPS26A gene encoding vacuolar protein sorting-associated protein 26A, with protein sequence MMSFLGGFFGPICEIDIHLNDAETRKTAEIKTEEGKIEKHFLFYDGESVSGKVNITFKQHGKRLEHQGIRIEFVGQIELFNDKSNTHEFVNLVKELALPGELTQSRSYDFEFMQVEKPYESYIGANVRLRYFLKVTIVRRLSDLVKEYDIIVHQLATYPDVNNSIKMEVGIEDCLHIEFEYNKSKYHLKDVIVGKIYFLLVRIKIQHMELQLIKKEITGIGPSTTTETETIAKYEIMDGAPVKGESIPIRLFLAGYDPTPTMRDVNKKFSVRYFLNLVLVDEEDRRYFKQQEIILWRKAPEKLRKQRTNFHQRFESPEPQASAEQPEM